TTATTGCTGATTTGGAGCAGGCACTTTCTTAAGTGAAATATTTTTAAAGTAAAAGGGCTGTTTGTTTAAAATAGCCCTTTTCTTTTTATAAATTTTGTGATTGAAAAATGAATCTTAGATTTAAATTATGGTAAAACCAAGATTACTTATCTTATCAGATTTGTTTGGAGGCGAAAGTCCACAATGGATAAAATACTATACAAAAGTTTTAGAATCTAAATTTGATATTCAGTATTATGATGTTCTAAAATTAGGAGAAATCGATACCTCTAATTGTAATGAAAAGAGCATTCATAATCAATTCCTAAATACAGGAATTGATAAAGCAGTTCAAAATTTATTGAATCTGGAAAGAGAGAAAGTTGCCGTTTTAGGATTTAGTATTGGCGGAACAATTGCCTGGAAAGCTTCTTTAAAAGGCTTAAATGTGTCTCAGTTAATTGCAGTTTCATCAACAAGATTACGCTTTGAAACCGAAATTCCAAATTGTGAAATCAAGCTGTATTTTGGAGAAAAAGATTTAAATATGCCAGACTTGCAATGGTTTTTGGATTTAAAAATTTTAAATCAAATTATTGAAAAGCAAGATCATCAATTGTATTTCGAAGAAAAGAATGCAATTGCAATTTGTGATGCTATTTTACAAATTTTAGATTGATTTTCTTTCTTTTGTCATTGTTCGATCAAAAATGTATATTTTTGTTTCAGATAAAATAAGTAATGATTTTTAAGAAATCGAATCTTAAATTAAATATCATAAATCGTATATAAAATCATGCTTTCAAAGAAAACAAAATACGGAATTAAAGCTTTGACATTTTTGGCTAGACGCGAGAACAACGAGCCAGTTGCTATTGCTGATATTGCCCAAAGCGAAAATATTTCGGTTAAGTTTTTGGAAAGTATTTTGTTATTACTTAGAAACTCTGGTTTCCTTGGAGCTAAAAAGGGAAAAGGCGGTGGTTATTACTTAATCAAAGACCCAAAAGATATCAGTATGGCCAAAGTGTACCGCATTCTGGAAGGTCCGATTGCATTACTTCCGTGTGCGAGTCATAATTTTTATGAAAAATGTGATGATTGCAATGATGAAACTACTTGTGCAGCCCGCCGATTAATGACTCAGGTCAGAGATAATACACTTAAAATTCTTGAAAGTAATACACTGGCAGATATAGCTTTCTAAGTCTTTGCTTTAAATCAAAATAATACAGTAAAAGATAATTTCGTTGTTTTTTTTAATGAAACAGTTTTTTATAATTAAATTAACGAACTGTTTTATAGTTAGTTGTAAGTTTGTGTGTCAGTTTTGTTTTATTGGCTTTGTTTCAGATACCTTTTTTAACTAGCTGAGGATTAATTGTTTTTTATAGTAAAAAATCCAAATTTTTATTTTGTTATTTAGAAATAAGTAGTATTTTTGCAAAGTAATCTAGTAACCCGATAGGGTAATAGATTTTAAAATAAAATAGAAATAATGGATTCAGCAATAGTAAATACTTTATTAGAAAAAACAGCCAATTTCTCGATTGAGGAAACTTTGGCTTTTTTAGCTACTGAATATCCAAGTAAAGTGGTTTTTTCTACTTCATTTGGGCAAGAAGATCAGGTAATCACAGCGTTAATTGCTAAAGATGATTTGCCAATTACCATTTTCACATTGGATACAGGGAGATTATTTCAAGAGACTTATGATGTTTTTCACAGGACCTTGAAAAAATATAAAAAACAGATTGAGGTTTATTTTCCAGAAGCAGCATCGGTTGAAAACTTATTAAAGGAAAAAGGACCAAATAGCTTTTACGAATCGGTTGAGAATAGAAAAGAATGTTGTTTTATTCGTAAAGTAGTTCCATTGAGAAAAGCTTTAGCAGGAAATTCAGTTTGGATTACAGGTTTAAGAGCAGAGCAATCGGAGAATAGAAATGACTTAGCTTTTTTTGAATATGATGCTAATTTTGATATTATAAAATTCAATCCATTGTTGAAATGGAGTTTAGAAGAAGTTCAAAAATATATTGATGATAATAATGTGCCTCAAAATGCTTTGCATAAAAA
The Flavobacterium sp. 5 DNA segment above includes these coding regions:
- a CDS encoding alpha/beta hydrolase; protein product: MVKPRLLILSDLFGGESPQWIKYYTKVLESKFDIQYYDVLKLGEIDTSNCNEKSIHNQFLNTGIDKAVQNLLNLEREKVAVLGFSIGGTIAWKASLKGLNVSQLIAVSSTRLRFETEIPNCEIKLYFGEKDLNMPDLQWFLDLKILNQIIEKQDHQLYFEEKNAIAICDAILQILD
- a CDS encoding phosphoadenylyl-sulfate reductase — encoded protein: MDSAIVNTLLEKTANFSIEETLAFLATEYPSKVVFSTSFGQEDQVITALIAKDDLPITIFTLDTGRLFQETYDVFHRTLKKYKKQIEVYFPEAASVENLLKEKGPNSFYESVENRKECCFIRKVVPLRKALAGNSVWITGLRAEQSENRNDLAFFEYDANFDIIKFNPLLKWSLEEVQKYIDDNNVPQNALHKKGFVSIGCAPCTRAIAEGEDIRAGRWSWESSHKECGLHQK
- a CDS encoding Rrf2 family transcriptional regulator — protein: MLSKKTKYGIKALTFLARRENNEPVAIADIAQSENISVKFLESILLLLRNSGFLGAKKGKGGGYYLIKDPKDISMAKVYRILEGPIALLPCASHNFYEKCDDCNDETTCAARRLMTQVRDNTLKILESNTLADIAF